A window of the Cuculus canorus isolate bCucCan1 chromosome 3, bCucCan1.pri, whole genome shotgun sequence genome harbors these coding sequences:
- the GPN1 gene encoding GPN-loop GTPase 1 isoform X1 produces MAAAGAPEVGAGAGKMEEATSPSPVCVLVLGMAGSGKTTFVQRLAAELHGRRCPPYVINLDPAVRDLPFPANIDIRDTVKYKEVMKQYGLGPNGGIVTSLNLFATRFDQVMKFIEKRRNASKYVIIDTPGQIEVFTWSASGTIITEALASSFPSVVVYVMDTSRSTNPITFMSNMLYACSILYKTKLPFIVVMNKTDIIDHSFAVEWMQDFETFQDALNQETSYVSNLTRSMSLVLDEFYSSLKVVGVSAVLGTGLDDFFVQLSKAVDEYEREYRPEYERLRKTLEEAQNKQKREQLEHLWKDMGSVRMQGSTVGGSDDASAMGPSELILTRGMLDEEEERDSDTDDIDHEVTEESHEEPAFRNFMQEARMKYQRKSNLSE; encoded by the exons ATGGCGGCAGCGGGCGCACCGGAAGTAGGAGCGGGTGCTGGGAAGATGGAGGAGGCTACGTCTCCGTCGCCAGTGTGCGTGCTGGTGTTGGGCATGGCCGGCTCCGGGAAAACCACCTTCGTGCAG CGCCTGGCGGCGGAGCTGCACGGGCGGCGTTGCCCGCCCTACGTGATCAACCTGGACCCCGCCGTGCGCGACCTGCCCTTCCCCGCCAACATCG ATATCAGGGACACTGTGAAATACAAAGAAGTAATGAAGca ATACGGGCTAGGCCCAAACGGTGGAATAGTGACCTCTCTCAACCTCTTTGCTACAAGGTTTGACCAG GTGATGAAGTTTATTGAAAAAAGACGAAATGCATCGAA GTATGTTATTATTGACACACCCGGGCAAATTGAGGTCTTCACCTGGTCAGCATCGGGAACCATCATAACCGAGGCCTTG gcttcctcttttccctcagtTGTTGTTTATGTGATGGACACCTCTCGCAGTACCAACCCCATCACCTTTATGTCCAACATGCTGTATGCCTGCAG TATCCTGTACAAGACAAAGCTGCCTTTCATTGTGGTCATGAACAAG acTGACATCATCGACCACAGTTTCGCGGTAGAATGGATGCAGGACTTTGAGACTTTTCAGGATGCACTGAATCAGGAGACATCCTACGTCAGTAACCTGACCCGCTCTATGAGTTTAGTGTTGGATGAATTCTACAGTTCACTGAAG gtggttggtgtttctgctgtgcttggCACAGGACTGGATGATTTCTTTGTTCAGCTGTCGAAAGCTGTAGATGAGTACGAGAG aGAATATCGTCCAGAATACGAGCGCCTGAGAAAAACACTG GAGGAAgctcaaaataaacaaaagagaGAGCAGCTGGAACACTTGTGGAAGGACATGGGCAGCGTACGCATGCAGGGCAGCACAGTTGGAG GGTCTGATGATGCTTCTGCAATGGGTCCCTCGGAGCTGATCCTAACACGAGGAATGCTTgatgaagaagaagagaggGACAGCGATACCGATGACATTGACCATGAAG
- the ZNF512 gene encoding zinc finger protein 512 isoform X3 has translation MFSRSKQLKEVETTALGLNSSYDETVSNVSSSSLKSRENGSAVSRSKRTIRRPAYWLEMRGIKNSINKSSEKKGEALSKGKRKSEQAEGEDLKDSPKKKQKISGKKQQVGTQQNSKTKGHSVQKEPETYGPGSVEEQWSLEIQEKGRVTCPTCRAVARKTVEGLKKHMLNCRQEMFTCHHCGKQLKSLGGMKYHVMADHNNQPVMKEGGELDEQLERDRLRKVLKRMGKLKCSREGCTGSFTSIMGYLYHIKKCGKAASELEKMAMKCHHCGKAYKSKAGLVYHLRSKHRPVTFLHEERRTESLKEIKREPNTTGRVQRRSAKVAIYYLHELAGEELAKEWPKRKVLQDLIPDDRKLKYTRPGLPTFSQDVLCKWKTEIKMYRRVHCPNQGCESVYGSVSGLKSHLGTCTLGDFVAGKYKCLLCEKEFISESGVKYHINSVHAEDWFDVNTTTTKSFEKLMKIRQREEQRKQRKKRPLTRGKKKRTGTLSAKKLSASGVEKMRRSKRSCPQRVDNESVSSEEGELQVAQRAEFPKTSRKRGRK, from the exons ATGTTTTCCAGGTCTAAGCAACTGAAGGAGGTAGAAACTACGGCACTGGGACTGAACAGTAGCTATGATGAGACAGTCAGCAATGTTTCTTCTTCGTCACTGAAGAGCCGAGAGAATGGAAGCGCAGTGTCCAGAAGCAAGCGGACCATTCGCAGGCCTGCTTACTGGTTGGAAATGAGAGGAATAAAAAACAGCATTAACAAGTCTTCCGAAAAAAAAG GAGAAGCACTATCGAAAGGCAAGAGAAAATCTGAACAAGCAGAAGGTGAAGATCTCAAAGACTCTcccaagaagaagcagaagatttCGG GGAAAAAACAGCAAGTTGGAACACAACAAAACTCGAAGACAAAAGGCCACTCTGTTCAGAAAGAACCGGAGACTTATGGCCCAG GTAGCGTGGAAGAACAATGGTCTTTGGAAATTCAAGAGAAGGGCCGAGTTACCTGCCCCACGTGCCGGGCTGTGGCGAGGAAGACTGTAGAAGGACTGAAGAAGCACATGTTAAATTGCAGGCAG GAGATGTTCACGTGCCATCACTGTGGAAAGCAGCTGAAGTCTTTAGGAGGGATGAAATACCACGTCATGGCAGACCATAACAACCAG CCGGTTatgaaggagggaggagaactGGATGAGCAGCTTGAACGTGACCGTCTTCGCAAGGTTTTGAAGCGTATGGGAAAACTAAAGTGTTCAAGGGAG GGCTGCACGGGCAGCTTCACTAGCATAATGGGATACCTGtatcacattaaaaaatgtgGGAAGGCTGCTTCTGAGCTGGAGAAAATGGCTATGAAGTGCCATCACTGTGGAAAAGCGTACAAGTCAAAGGCAGGACTTGTCTACCATCTCCGATCGAAGCACAGGCCG GTCACTTTCCTCCATGAggagagaagaacagagagCCTGAAGGAAATAAAACGGGAGCCAAACACCACAGGCAGAGTCCAGAGGAGATCTGCAAAAGTGGCAATCTACTATCTCCATGAGCTAGCTGGAGAAGAGCTGGCCAAGGAGTGGCCCAAGAGGAAAGTTCTGCAGGACTTGATTCCAGATGACCGGAAG CTGAAATACACTCGTCCTGGACTGCCCACGTTTAGTCAAGATGTGCTGTGCAAATGGAAAACGGAGATAAAAATGTACCGGAGAGTCCACTGCCCAAATCAG gGTTGTGAATCAGTGTACGGCAGCGTCTCGGGACTCAAGTCTCACCTCGGCACATGTACCTTG GGAGACTTTGTGGCTGGTAAATACAAGTGTCTCCTGTGTGAGAAGGAGTTCATTTCGGAGAGTGGAGTCAAGTATCACATCAACTCTGTGCACGCTGAG GACTGGTTTGATGTGAACACAACTACCACAAAAAGCTTTGAGAAGCTGATGAAAATCCGCcaaagggaagagcagaggaagcaaCGGAAGAAACGTCCTTTGACCCGGGGCAAAAAGAAGAGAACCGGGACCCTGTCTGCCAAGAAGCTTTCTGCTTCTGGAGTTGAAAAAATGAGGAGGAGTAAGAGAAGTTGTCCACAGCGGGTGGACAATGAGAGTGTGAGCAGTGAGGAAGGGGAGCTCCAAGTTGCGCAGAGAGCTGAATTTCCTAAAACCAGCCGCAAGCGAGGCCGGAAGTAA
- the ZNF512 gene encoding zinc finger protein 512 isoform X4 codes for MRGIKNSINKSSEKKGEALSKGKRKSEQAEGEDLKDSPKKKQKISGKKQQVGTQQNSKTKGHSVQKEPETYGPGSVEEQWSLEIQEKGRVTCPTCRAVARKTVEGLKKHMLNCRQEMFTCHHCGKQLKSLGGMKYHVMADHNNQPVMKEGGELDEQLERDRLRKVLKRMGKLKCSREGCTGSFTSIMGYLYHIKKCGKAASELEKMAMKCHHCGKAYKSKAGLVYHLRSKHRPVTFLHEERRTESLKEIKREPNTTGRVQRRSAKVAIYYLHELAGEELAKEWPKRKVLQDLIPDDRKLKYTRPGLPTFSQDVLCKWKTEIKMYRRVHCPNQGCESVYGSVSGLKSHLGTCTLGDFVAGKYKCLLCEKEFISESGVKYHINSVHAEDWFDVNTTTTKSFEKLMKIRQREEQRKQRKKRPLTRGKKKRTGTLSAKKLSASGVEKMRRSKRSCPQRVDNESVSSEEGELQVAQRAEFPKTSRKRGRK; via the exons ATGAGAGGAATAAAAAACAGCATTAACAAGTCTTCCGAAAAAAAAG GAGAAGCACTATCGAAAGGCAAGAGAAAATCTGAACAAGCAGAAGGTGAAGATCTCAAAGACTCTcccaagaagaagcagaagatttCGG GGAAAAAACAGCAAGTTGGAACACAACAAAACTCGAAGACAAAAGGCCACTCTGTTCAGAAAGAACCGGAGACTTATGGCCCAG GTAGCGTGGAAGAACAATGGTCTTTGGAAATTCAAGAGAAGGGCCGAGTTACCTGCCCCACGTGCCGGGCTGTGGCGAGGAAGACTGTAGAAGGACTGAAGAAGCACATGTTAAATTGCAGGCAG GAGATGTTCACGTGCCATCACTGTGGAAAGCAGCTGAAGTCTTTAGGAGGGATGAAATACCACGTCATGGCAGACCATAACAACCAG CCGGTTatgaaggagggaggagaactGGATGAGCAGCTTGAACGTGACCGTCTTCGCAAGGTTTTGAAGCGTATGGGAAAACTAAAGTGTTCAAGGGAG GGCTGCACGGGCAGCTTCACTAGCATAATGGGATACCTGtatcacattaaaaaatgtgGGAAGGCTGCTTCTGAGCTGGAGAAAATGGCTATGAAGTGCCATCACTGTGGAAAAGCGTACAAGTCAAAGGCAGGACTTGTCTACCATCTCCGATCGAAGCACAGGCCG GTCACTTTCCTCCATGAggagagaagaacagagagCCTGAAGGAAATAAAACGGGAGCCAAACACCACAGGCAGAGTCCAGAGGAGATCTGCAAAAGTGGCAATCTACTATCTCCATGAGCTAGCTGGAGAAGAGCTGGCCAAGGAGTGGCCCAAGAGGAAAGTTCTGCAGGACTTGATTCCAGATGACCGGAAG CTGAAATACACTCGTCCTGGACTGCCCACGTTTAGTCAAGATGTGCTGTGCAAATGGAAAACGGAGATAAAAATGTACCGGAGAGTCCACTGCCCAAATCAG gGTTGTGAATCAGTGTACGGCAGCGTCTCGGGACTCAAGTCTCACCTCGGCACATGTACCTTG GGAGACTTTGTGGCTGGTAAATACAAGTGTCTCCTGTGTGAGAAGGAGTTCATTTCGGAGAGTGGAGTCAAGTATCACATCAACTCTGTGCACGCTGAG GACTGGTTTGATGTGAACACAACTACCACAAAAAGCTTTGAGAAGCTGATGAAAATCCGCcaaagggaagagcagaggaagcaaCGGAAGAAACGTCCTTTGACCCGGGGCAAAAAGAAGAGAACCGGGACCCTGTCTGCCAAGAAGCTTTCTGCTTCTGGAGTTGAAAAAATGAGGAGGAGTAAGAGAAGTTGTCCACAGCGGGTGGACAATGAGAGTGTGAGCAGTGAGGAAGGGGAGCTCCAAGTTGCGCAGAGAGCTGAATTTCCTAAAACCAGCCGCAAGCGAGGCCGGAAGTAA
- the ZNF512 gene encoding zinc finger protein 512 isoform X1: MEPVLLPPGTGHPAWTSQTAEGQAVTRKQKLMFSRSKQLKEVETTALGLNSSYDETVSNVSSSSLKSRENGSAVSRSKRTIRRPAYWLEMRGIKNSINKSSEKKGEALSKGKRKSEQAEGEDLKDSPKKKQKISGKKQQVGTQQNSKTKGHSVQKEPETYGPGSVEEQWSLEIQEKGRVTCPTCRAVARKTVEGLKKHMLNCRQEMFTCHHCGKQLKSLGGMKYHVMADHNNQPVMKEGGELDEQLERDRLRKVLKRMGKLKCSREGCTGSFTSIMGYLYHIKKCGKAASELEKMAMKCHHCGKAYKSKAGLVYHLRSKHRPVTFLHEERRTESLKEIKREPNTTGRVQRRSAKVAIYYLHELAGEELAKEWPKRKVLQDLIPDDRKLKYTRPGLPTFSQDVLCKWKTEIKMYRRVHCPNQGCESVYGSVSGLKSHLGTCTLGDFVAGKYKCLLCEKEFISESGVKYHINSVHAEDWFDVNTTTTKSFEKLMKIRQREEQRKQRKKRPLTRGKKKRTGTLSAKKLSASGVEKMRRSKRSCPQRVDNESVSSEEGELQVAQRAEFPKTSRKRGRK, encoded by the exons ATGGAGCCGGTGCTGCTGCCCCCAGGAACCG GACACCCGGCCTGGACATCGCAGACAGCAGAAGGACAAGCGGTCACCAGGAAGCAAAAA CTGATGTTTTCCAGGTCTAAGCAACTGAAGGAGGTAGAAACTACGGCACTGGGACTGAACAGTAGCTATGATGAGACAGTCAGCAATGTTTCTTCTTCGTCACTGAAGAGCCGAGAGAATGGAAGCGCAGTGTCCAGAAGCAAGCGGACCATTCGCAGGCCTGCTTACTGGTTGGAAATGAGAGGAATAAAAAACAGCATTAACAAGTCTTCCGAAAAAAAAG GAGAAGCACTATCGAAAGGCAAGAGAAAATCTGAACAAGCAGAAGGTGAAGATCTCAAAGACTCTcccaagaagaagcagaagatttCGG GGAAAAAACAGCAAGTTGGAACACAACAAAACTCGAAGACAAAAGGCCACTCTGTTCAGAAAGAACCGGAGACTTATGGCCCAG GTAGCGTGGAAGAACAATGGTCTTTGGAAATTCAAGAGAAGGGCCGAGTTACCTGCCCCACGTGCCGGGCTGTGGCGAGGAAGACTGTAGAAGGACTGAAGAAGCACATGTTAAATTGCAGGCAG GAGATGTTCACGTGCCATCACTGTGGAAAGCAGCTGAAGTCTTTAGGAGGGATGAAATACCACGTCATGGCAGACCATAACAACCAG CCGGTTatgaaggagggaggagaactGGATGAGCAGCTTGAACGTGACCGTCTTCGCAAGGTTTTGAAGCGTATGGGAAAACTAAAGTGTTCAAGGGAG GGCTGCACGGGCAGCTTCACTAGCATAATGGGATACCTGtatcacattaaaaaatgtgGGAAGGCTGCTTCTGAGCTGGAGAAAATGGCTATGAAGTGCCATCACTGTGGAAAAGCGTACAAGTCAAAGGCAGGACTTGTCTACCATCTCCGATCGAAGCACAGGCCG GTCACTTTCCTCCATGAggagagaagaacagagagCCTGAAGGAAATAAAACGGGAGCCAAACACCACAGGCAGAGTCCAGAGGAGATCTGCAAAAGTGGCAATCTACTATCTCCATGAGCTAGCTGGAGAAGAGCTGGCCAAGGAGTGGCCCAAGAGGAAAGTTCTGCAGGACTTGATTCCAGATGACCGGAAG CTGAAATACACTCGTCCTGGACTGCCCACGTTTAGTCAAGATGTGCTGTGCAAATGGAAAACGGAGATAAAAATGTACCGGAGAGTCCACTGCCCAAATCAG gGTTGTGAATCAGTGTACGGCAGCGTCTCGGGACTCAAGTCTCACCTCGGCACATGTACCTTG GGAGACTTTGTGGCTGGTAAATACAAGTGTCTCCTGTGTGAGAAGGAGTTCATTTCGGAGAGTGGAGTCAAGTATCACATCAACTCTGTGCACGCTGAG GACTGGTTTGATGTGAACACAACTACCACAAAAAGCTTTGAGAAGCTGATGAAAATCCGCcaaagggaagagcagaggaagcaaCGGAAGAAACGTCCTTTGACCCGGGGCAAAAAGAAGAGAACCGGGACCCTGTCTGCCAAGAAGCTTTCTGCTTCTGGAGTTGAAAAAATGAGGAGGAGTAAGAGAAGTTGTCCACAGCGGGTGGACAATGAGAGTGTGAGCAGTGAGGAAGGGGAGCTCCAAGTTGCGCAGAGAGCTGAATTTCCTAAAACCAGCCGCAAGCGAGGCCGGAAGTAA
- the ZNF512 gene encoding zinc finger protein 512 isoform X2, which translates to MRGGGADTRPGHRRQQKDKRSPGSKKSKQLKEVETTALGLNSSYDETVSNVSSSSLKSRENGSAVSRSKRTIRRPAYWLEMRGIKNSINKSSEKKGEALSKGKRKSEQAEGEDLKDSPKKKQKISGKKQQVGTQQNSKTKGHSVQKEPETYGPGSVEEQWSLEIQEKGRVTCPTCRAVARKTVEGLKKHMLNCRQEMFTCHHCGKQLKSLGGMKYHVMADHNNQPVMKEGGELDEQLERDRLRKVLKRMGKLKCSREGCTGSFTSIMGYLYHIKKCGKAASELEKMAMKCHHCGKAYKSKAGLVYHLRSKHRPVTFLHEERRTESLKEIKREPNTTGRVQRRSAKVAIYYLHELAGEELAKEWPKRKVLQDLIPDDRKLKYTRPGLPTFSQDVLCKWKTEIKMYRRVHCPNQGCESVYGSVSGLKSHLGTCTLGDFVAGKYKCLLCEKEFISESGVKYHINSVHAEDWFDVNTTTTKSFEKLMKIRQREEQRKQRKKRPLTRGKKKRTGTLSAKKLSASGVEKMRRSKRSCPQRVDNESVSSEEGELQVAQRAEFPKTSRKRGRK; encoded by the exons Atgcggggcggcggcgcg GACACCCGGCCTGGACATCGCAGACAGCAGAAGGACAAGCGGTCACCAGGAAGCAAAAA GTCTAAGCAACTGAAGGAGGTAGAAACTACGGCACTGGGACTGAACAGTAGCTATGATGAGACAGTCAGCAATGTTTCTTCTTCGTCACTGAAGAGCCGAGAGAATGGAAGCGCAGTGTCCAGAAGCAAGCGGACCATTCGCAGGCCTGCTTACTGGTTGGAAATGAGAGGAATAAAAAACAGCATTAACAAGTCTTCCGAAAAAAAAG GAGAAGCACTATCGAAAGGCAAGAGAAAATCTGAACAAGCAGAAGGTGAAGATCTCAAAGACTCTcccaagaagaagcagaagatttCGG GGAAAAAACAGCAAGTTGGAACACAACAAAACTCGAAGACAAAAGGCCACTCTGTTCAGAAAGAACCGGAGACTTATGGCCCAG GTAGCGTGGAAGAACAATGGTCTTTGGAAATTCAAGAGAAGGGCCGAGTTACCTGCCCCACGTGCCGGGCTGTGGCGAGGAAGACTGTAGAAGGACTGAAGAAGCACATGTTAAATTGCAGGCAG GAGATGTTCACGTGCCATCACTGTGGAAAGCAGCTGAAGTCTTTAGGAGGGATGAAATACCACGTCATGGCAGACCATAACAACCAG CCGGTTatgaaggagggaggagaactGGATGAGCAGCTTGAACGTGACCGTCTTCGCAAGGTTTTGAAGCGTATGGGAAAACTAAAGTGTTCAAGGGAG GGCTGCACGGGCAGCTTCACTAGCATAATGGGATACCTGtatcacattaaaaaatgtgGGAAGGCTGCTTCTGAGCTGGAGAAAATGGCTATGAAGTGCCATCACTGTGGAAAAGCGTACAAGTCAAAGGCAGGACTTGTCTACCATCTCCGATCGAAGCACAGGCCG GTCACTTTCCTCCATGAggagagaagaacagagagCCTGAAGGAAATAAAACGGGAGCCAAACACCACAGGCAGAGTCCAGAGGAGATCTGCAAAAGTGGCAATCTACTATCTCCATGAGCTAGCTGGAGAAGAGCTGGCCAAGGAGTGGCCCAAGAGGAAAGTTCTGCAGGACTTGATTCCAGATGACCGGAAG CTGAAATACACTCGTCCTGGACTGCCCACGTTTAGTCAAGATGTGCTGTGCAAATGGAAAACGGAGATAAAAATGTACCGGAGAGTCCACTGCCCAAATCAG gGTTGTGAATCAGTGTACGGCAGCGTCTCGGGACTCAAGTCTCACCTCGGCACATGTACCTTG GGAGACTTTGTGGCTGGTAAATACAAGTGTCTCCTGTGTGAGAAGGAGTTCATTTCGGAGAGTGGAGTCAAGTATCACATCAACTCTGTGCACGCTGAG GACTGGTTTGATGTGAACACAACTACCACAAAAAGCTTTGAGAAGCTGATGAAAATCCGCcaaagggaagagcagaggaagcaaCGGAAGAAACGTCCTTTGACCCGGGGCAAAAAGAAGAGAACCGGGACCCTGTCTGCCAAGAAGCTTTCTGCTTCTGGAGTTGAAAAAATGAGGAGGAGTAAGAGAAGTTGTCCACAGCGGGTGGACAATGAGAGTGTGAGCAGTGAGGAAGGGGAGCTCCAAGTTGCGCAGAGAGCTGAATTTCCTAAAACCAGCCGCAAGCGAGGCCGGAAGTAA